AGAAATCAAAACATGTTTTGCATCAATTAAAGAGCAAGTTGGTGTGATTCACGGTATTGCTCATTGTATCGCATTTGCGAACAAAGAAGAGCTTCAGGGTGAGTATTTAAACACAACTCGCGAAGGTTTCTTACTATCGCAAAACATCAGCTCTTATTCATTAACAGCTGTGGCTAAAGAGGCAAGAGGTCTTCTAACAGAAGGCGGAAGCATTGTAACATTAACATACCTAGGTGGAGAAAGAGTCCTACCAAACTATAACGTTATGGGTGTGGCAAAAGCTTCACTTGAAGCAAGTGTTAGATATTTAGCAAGCGACCTGGGGAAAGATGGGATTCGTGTTAACTCAATCTCAGCTGGACCAATACGTACACTTTCTGCCAAAGGAATCAGTGACTTCAACTCAATCTTAAAAGACATTGAAGAACGTTCACCACTTCGTCGTACAACAACACCAGAAGAAGTGGGAGATACAGCACTATTCTTATTCAGTGACTTATCAAGAGGAATGACTGGTGAAAACCTACATGTTGATTCCGGATATCATATTTTAGCTTAATTAAAAAGGGTGGCTCAATTGTGAGTCGCCCTTTTGTCGTTAATTTTTATAACATTGTATCGAATTTGAAACATGTTTTTCTTGAAAGCTGTCCCCATGTAATAAGGTTCGTGCAGGTTGACGTTTGAGAATACTTCCGTTTTTAACGAGAATAATTTCATCTCCAACATCTACAATAACCGATTTTCTATTTTTATTAGGATTGGCCAATTCAATGCATTCTTTAGCGTAATGATTGATTTGTGGAAAAGGGTGATCTGGCTTTGCGAGAAAGAAACCTTGACCAAATTGAATGCCAAGATTCATGACTCGTTGTAACTCAGCTTCCGTTTCAATTCCCTCTCCGATAATTTGACTATTCATTTTCTTGGCAAAGGTTACGAAAGCTTCAAGTATATTTGATTTAACCTCATTATGGTCCACACCGCTTATAAGAGAACGGTCTACTTTAATGTAGTCCGGCATCAATTCTGAAATGGATTGAAGCGATGAGTAGCCTGCTCCCGCATCATCAATAGCAATCTTAAATCCCTGCTCACGATAGTGATTCAAAGCATTTCGAAACGCCTTAAAATCGTTAATGGCATTTCTTTCTGTAATTTCAAACACAACATTTTTTGGTTCAATACCATAATGCTTTAGTACAGATATCGTGTGACCTGCGTTGAATTCTTTATCATAAATAACCTGGGAATTTAAGTTAATAAACAACTTTTGATTGGTAATGGTATCTTTACTTAACTCAAATGCACGTTCTCTTGCTAATTTTTCTAATGAATATAATAAACCCTCTTCTTCTGCATAGGGAAATAAAGCATCCGGGCGATAAAAAGGACTAGATACTGGTCCACGTGATAAAGCTTCGAATCCATAAACTGTATTACTATGAAAATGAACAATTGGTTGGAAATGAACAGTAAGCTGCCGCTGATCAAGGATCTCAAGAAAGTGATTCTTTAATTGTTGGGCTTGATCGGGCGTTTCTTGACAGAAATTGTTCATACTACTACTCCTTTAAAGGTCGTACTTAGACGATCTGATATCTACTTTTCCTACGTAATTCGACAATAACAGTTTATTGTTAAGGAGATGTAAATCTATTGTAAAAATTACATTATTTTGGAGAGAAATGTGTTTTTTGGCATGGAAGTTGTATGGAGATAGCTTTTTTCAAATAAAATTGCATCATCTTATCACAACCTCAAAGAAATAGGCACATTACCCAGTTCGCAAGCATAACATGTTGAATGTGTAGACATACGTTTATAGGAGGGATATGAGTGTCAAATAAGCAAAATTACAAAATGAAGCCCCTTATGTATATTGTTTCACCCGAACATCAAGATATAGATGTGAATATGCAATCATTTGTTGTGAAGAAATCAAACAACAAAAAGTTGATCAACTTAAAGAAACGAAATCTCAAATTCAAACGGTAGTGGAGGAAGACGAGGAAGTAACGGAAGAAAAACAACCAGAAAAAGCTGTTGCAGTTGTTGAGGAAGAAGAACAACCTGAGGAAGAAACATCTGTCAAACAATATCGAAAACAAAGAAAGCCAATTACACAAATGAATATTGCCGAAAAAGTAGAGTTCTTCACAAACTTACCAAAAAATATGCCAAGAACACTATGTCAAATTGAAACAACTGAGGAAACATACCGCGGTGTTATTATGACAGAAGAAGATAATATTGTGACGATCCGTTCACTAACACATGCAAAGCCGATCGACTTGGAACTTGGTGAGATAAAAGCGATTAACTTATTAGGATTTTAATTGTACTTAAAAAAGTTAGGCACTGATGTGTCTAACTTTTTCTTTATGTTGAATTTGGACATGGTAGTTTAGAAAAGGGATAGAGCTGTTAGGTGAGGCTATAAGGAGAATCGAGACAGAATTAGGTGAAGAGAAGAGCTTCTGTCTGGATACAAGGAGAATTGAGACAGGAAACAGGTTCAGAGATGAGCGTCTGTCTGGATACAAGGAGAATCGAGACAGGAATGAGTTACATAGAAGAGCGTCTGTCTCGATACAAGGGGAATCGAGACAGGAATGAGTTACATAGAATGGCTTCTGTCTCGATACAAGGGGAATCGAGATAGAAATGAGGTACATAGAAGAGGGTCTGTCTCGATACAAGGGGAATCGAGACAGGAAAGAGTTACATAGAAGAGCGTCTGTCTCGATACAAGGGGAATCGAGACAGGGATGAGTTACATAGAATGGCTTCTGTCTCGATACAAGGAGAATCGAGACAGGAAAGAGTTACATAGAAGAGCGTCTGTCTCGATACAAGGGGAATCGAGACAGGAATGAGTTACATAGAATGGCTTCTGTCTCGATACAAGGGGAATCGAGACAGGAATGAGTTACATAGAATGGCTCTGTCTCGATACAGAGAGAATCGAGACAGGAAAGAGTTACATAGAAGAGCGTCTGTCTCGATACAAGGGGAATCGAGACAGGAATGAGGTACATAGAATGGCTTCTGTCTCGATACAAGGGGAATCGAGACAGGAAAGAGTTACATAGAAGAGCATCTGTCTCGATACAAGGGGAACCGAGACAGGAAAGAGTTACATAGAAGAGCGTCTGTCCCGATACAAGGAGAATCGAGACAGGAATGAGTTACATAGAAGAGCGTCTGTCTCGATACAATGAGAACCGAGACAGAAAACAGCTAAAGAGAAGAGCGTCTGTCCCAATACAAAATAAATCACGACAAGAATCAGGCAAAGCAAGCACAGGATCTCCGGTCTTATAAAAACAAAAGAGACATAGTTTCAGGCGTGGAGCCAAACTATGTCTCAATAAGAGCAAACTTTTTATAAAAAGTCTTTATCCAGCAATTAACCGAGGTGATAAACATTGAATCGCACAGAAACAAGAAAGGTCGACCTCTACGCAGTTTCTAGTTTTCACTAATTCTTTCACATCACAAATTTCTTTTGCAAGGTGGCCGTGGCAATCAAGTGGAAGTAAGAGTCTTAGTGTTGCACAGCAATCATGAATACCTTCTACACGAAAGAAATTTGTTTCAAAGCAATTTTCGCCGACATTACCAAAGGCTTGAAATGGCTGGCCCTTTTCATTTAGAAGAAGAAAAGGAATTGTATCTCCAAGCGTTTTGACAGGGTTTAGAAGATTGCTATAACAGCTTGTAGGGCATTTTTCATCTTCAACGGCTTTTTGTTGATTTAAGATATTTTCAACTGCATCACATACACAATTAAAGGAGTAATGATCTTTCATTATCTTCCCTCCTGTTATTCGTTCTTATTGATAGTATAAGAAAATAGGTACAAGAATGTTCTAGGGAAAGCGCCTATTTATGTATTAGAGACATAAAAAAGAAAAGACTGCTGATAAAACAGCAGTCTATCTATCTTCATTTATTTGTGGTATTTTTTTCTGTCTTCAGCAACACGGTCAACTAATTCTGGTGATAGGCATTGAATTGCACAGAAGCAATCAAGGTCTACTTCGATACAGAAATCAGTTTTTTCAAGACCGAAGAAGTCTTCGTCACAAGGATTACATACGCTTAGCGTATTGCCATCAACGTCTACTGGGCGAAGTAATGATAATGTTGCACAGCAATCTTCTACACTTTCAACGCGGAAGAAGATTGTTTGGAAACAAGTCATGTCTCCAGTGAATCCACCAACATTACCGAATGCTTTAAAGAGTTCACCTTTTTTTCCATAAAGGATGAAAGGAATTGTATCTCTTTGTGGACCAGCGACTGGGCCTAGTAAATTGCTGTAGCAGCTTGTAGGGCAAGTAATTTCTTCTACTGCTTCTTGTTCAGCTAAAATTTGTTCTACCGCATCACATACGCAATTGTTATCTCTGTCTCTTTTATCTTTGCAACCCATTAATAGTCATCTCCTTAATTTTATTTATTGACTTTAGTCCTTAACAGACTATGTGGGTAATGACTAGTTGGTGTGGGTAATCGTCTAGTTTGAGATGAATTCATTGGGAAAGAATTTAGGTGAATGGTATGTATGGTTTGTCTGCATTTGGCAACAGAGCAAGATATATAGTAGAAGAAAATAAAGTCTGGTTATTAGGTGAAAGTAAAAGGGAAAATGAACAGACCTGTGGATATAGACCATAAATGGCATGTCACATAAAAAAAGCAGGGGGTGTCCCCTGCTTCTTAGTTCATTAGAAAATGTCGATGTTTACAACTAATGCAATTAAGATTTGTAGAAGTACTTGTAGAGAAATTGCTACATCTGTGTCAGTAGTTGTTACTTTAACATCTTTAGAGTTTTCAATAACTAATTTTTGTTTGTTTAATTGTTTCATATCAGCTTGTTGGATTAATTGTTGAGTTACTTGTTCTGCACGGTTGCTGTCAGCGATTGTTAAGTTGATAACTAATGCGATTGCTACTTGAAGTGCAACTTGTAAAGAAACAGCTACTTGAGTGTCTGTAGATGAAATATCGATATCACAAGAATCTCTTACAATGATTGTTTCAGAAGAAATTTGTTCTGTTTCGCTTACTTGTGCAGCATTTTGTGAAACTGTTGCATCGTCATCGAAAAAGTTACCAGCCTGAGCTCCAGCCACCTCGTTGTTAGAATAACAGTCTGTTGGATGACAAGAATGACGGTCTAATGCTACCCATTCATATGGTTTTGCTTGCATTTTCTAATTCCTCCTTTCGATTTACTATTATTAAATGTCTAGAATTGATTTTTGTATAAGACAAACATCTTGGTGTTTTTACCCATTTTTAGTTTATTTGTCTTTTTTTCTATTTTTCATCATGTCACGTAGTGTTGTGTTTTTCGGTGCTTCTTCTGCTGCAGGCTTTTCCTCTTTCTTTTCTTTGGAATTTTTCACAAATTCGTCTACTTGTGCTTGAAGATCTGCTACTACTTTTCTTAACTTTTCTTTTTGATCTTCAGATAATGTTTTTTTGTTTTCTTCTGAAATATTGTTCTTATTAAAAACATCTTGAACAAATAGCTGCATCATAGAAGAAGAAATATCCTGTAGGTTTAATTTTTCGTTAGACAATGTATTCACCTCCAATTTCGTAATGGTTAAGGGATCTATCCCTATGCCCAAAACAATTCTTCCTCATTCAGATTGATTAAAGGATGTCAATTTGTACTAGCAATGCTAGTAAAATTTGAATAAGAACCTGGAGAGAAATTGCAACATCTGTATCAGTTGTTGTGATTTTTACATCGCGAGAGTTTTCAATAATGAGTTTTTGTTTGTTTGCTTGCTTAATAACAGAGCTTTGTAGCAATTGTTGAGTTACTTGCTCAGCACGGTTGCTATCAGCAATTGTTAGATTAATAACCAAGGCAATTGCTACTTGAATTGCAGCTTGTAAAGAAACAGCAACCTGAGTATCAGTTGAAGTCACTTCAATATTGCAAGAGTCTTTAATGAAAATATATTCTTCTGAAGCTTGAATGGTTTCGTTCACTTGAACAGCATCTTGTGTTGTATCTTCGTGTTTGCATTTGCAGTCATCTAATGCAGACCATCTAGTTGTCATTAAAACTCACTCCTTTCATCAATAAGAGGTTAAAAGGAAACCACGACCTTTAACCGTAACGATAAGGACGCCGAGGGAAGGATCATAAATCGTGTGTTAAGCCGTGATTTCCTTTTAATTGTATATAATGCAGATGCACTGCCTTTTGTATGAGTCAAACATACAGGTTTGAACCCATTTTTTAGATGAAAGCTGATGGACAAATATATTGAGTTGTTAAATCATCAACGGACAAATCTCAAGTCAGAAAAAATTCGATGGGTAACTTGTACACATACATAAAAGAAAAATACTTTCATAATTTATAAAGATTATCGTTTGAGAGGTGGGGGGAAATGACAACCTGGCTACAATTCATCATCTTGGCTTTTGCAGCTTTTCGACTAACTAGATTACTTGTGTTTGACAAAATTACTGCTTTTATTCGTAATCCTTTCCATCGTGAAGTTGAAGAGATGAATGATGATGGTGAATATGAGGTATATATTGAAATAAAAGGATCGGGATTACGGGCGTGGATTGGGGAGCTTTTAAGTTGTTATTGGTGTACAGGTGTATGGTGTACGGGATTTATATACGGAATTTGGTGGATTTGGCCTCAAGGAGCAGAGCCACTCCTAATGATTTTAGCTATTGCTGGAGTTGCCGGTATTATTGAATCAATTGTCAGTAGAATAGTAGATTAGGCAATACCCTTAGAAACAAATAGAAATTAACACATAAAATGAGATATAGAAGCTGAAAAATTTTAGGAAATTATGCTCTATTTTACGAAGTAACCTCCTTAACAAGCTGTAATCAATTTTCAATCAGCTAATGAATATTGAAGGTTTGCTCCTAAGATAAAGAATTTTTTAAAGGAAGGTGGGATATAACATGAAAAAGGCTAACTTGAATCCTTCCGGAAGACCAACTAATTCCAACCAATCTGTATCTGTTTCTAAACCAAAAAAAGTTAAAAAAAGCGGCTGCGGTTGCGGAAAGAAAAAGAAACGCGTCTAACTGTTCCGATTCAGCTTCTTTTTCAGTTTTATAACAAGGGAGTACTTGATTCTTCGAGTACTCCTTTTATATTACATATTTTTACAGTGTCAGATGCATAATAATGAGGCTTATATGACTAAATGAGGAGCAAAACAACATGCCAAGCTGGACAGAAGTTATCATACGATCAGTACTTATTATCTTAGGCTTTTTTTATTACAAAATTACTCGGGAAAAAGCAGCTATCAGCACTATCGTTTTTTGAATACATTGCTGGTATAACAGTCGGTGATATTGCTGGAACTATTACAATGGATGTTGAATTAAATATTGTGAACGGACTTATATCAATTTTAATTTGGTCTTTATTTCCGATTGTTATTTCCATATTATCACTTAAAAGTAAAAAATTCAGAGACATAGTTGAGGGCAAAGCAACCACTTTTATTCAAGATGGAAAAATTCTAGAGAAAAACATGAAGAGAGAAAAATACAGTACGGATGATTTACTTGAACAGCTTAGGAAAAAGGATATTTTTCAGGTTTCAGATGTAGAGTTTGCGGTTTTGGAAACATGTGGACAATTAAGTGTCCTATTGAAAAAAGAAAAACAACCTACAAAATGGGAAGATTTTTTCGGGAAAGGACCGGAAGTAAAAAAACCTCTTACAGTTATTATGGATGGAAAAATATTAAAAGAAACAATTTATTCTGCTGGTTACAGTATAGATTGGCTTAAATCAAAGGTAGAATCAAAAAACCGTCAAGTTGATGAGATATTTCTTGGTCAGATTGATTCAGATGGGCGTCTATATGCAGATTATTATGATGATCATTTTGGGAAAGAAGGAGAGAAGAATGGAGATTCTAGAACAACTCTTTGAACGTTGGATGGAATCGAATTTAAGAAACCATGATTCTATTCAGCATAATGAGGATAACAGATTAAAAGACGGGGATTGGCATTTAATTAATTTAGATCAAACAGCTGATGAATTTGAGCAAAAGATGGAAATGGTTGCATCTCAGATGGAAAAATGGATGAGCGGAAAAGCAGGGGCGAAATAATTAAACTTTTCAATTATGTATATTAGTCCAACCAAAAGTATTTCCTTTACATATGATGTAGAGAAGTCAGGTAAAGGAGGTGCTTAGCGCATGGGTTACGGCTATGGTTACGGATACGGCGGTGGCGGCTACGGTGGTGGTAGCACTTTCGTATTAATCGTTGTATTGTTCATCCTTTTAATTATTGTTGGTGCTTCTTATTACAACTAATCTTAAAAAGATGTAAAGATAAAAGTATGAGCACTCTTGCTCGTACTTTTGTCATTTTTTGGGTATTTTTTTCAGTGTGGGGTTCTAGCAAAGGTCACCTATTGAAAAAAATCACAGTAAATTTCAAAAGATAATTGAAATTTAATCACATTTTCAAATTTAGTCCATAGTATATATCATGAATTAAGGAGGCGGGAAAATGGATAGCAAATTCTTTAAAAACCTTGAAGGCAAAACTGGCGTAAATATGAATGATATCTTTTCTTTAGCTAACTCTTTACAAGGAGCAAACTTTAAAGACGAAAAAACAGTTCGCAGTGTCATCCAACAAGTATCTAGGATTGCAAATAAACCAGTAAATAAAGAAATGGAAGATAAAATTGTTAATTCCATTGTAAATGGTAAAGAAAAGCTAGACTTTAACACAATTGCAAAAATGATGAATAAAAAATAACTGGGTTTGTAGATTCATAGTTACAAAGAAAAGCAGTCCCAATTCTGGTGGACTGCTTTTCTTTATTTGGGGTGAAGGACAAGTTGAAGGGAATAAGTAAGTTTGAACGACAAACCAAAGCGGGAAAGCAGTAGAAATGTCGTTCATAGCGCCAATGAACGACGTTCGAAAAGTCAAAAGCAATCAAATTGTCGTTCATCGCACTAACCTCAAAAATTTATCTATTTTAGCAACCCTTTAATAAACCGTGAAGGTGCGGCTTTTCGTCCTCGGCGATAGGATGGTACTGATAGGTAAAGGTGTTCCTTTGCTCTTGTCATCGCGACATATAGCAAGCGTCTTTCTTCTTCAAGAAATTCATATTTTTCTTTTCTGGCTGATTCAAGGGCGAAGTCATGTGGTAGTGCTCCATCCACAACGCCCAATACGTACACATATTTAAATTCCAATCCCTTAGAGCGGTGAATCGTCATCAGTTGAACTCCGGAATTATCTTTATTTCCTTTAAGTGCTTGCTGAGTTACGGTCATGTGATTGATATGTTGAAGAAAATCAGGGATGGTTAAAAATTTCTTTGCGACAACTTTTAAGTCATTCAAGTCATCTGAACCTTTTTCCATCGTATTGCCTTCGTTTCCTTGCTTTTTAAGATAATCCGTAAAGCCCCAGTTCTTTTTCTATCATAGTCAGTGCTGTCACCGGCTTCTCATTTTTTAGAGAGC
This Metabacillus endolithicus DNA region includes the following protein-coding sequences:
- the fabI gene encoding enoyl-ACP reductase FabI, which translates into the protein MDLSLKGRNIVVMGVANKRSIAWGIARSLHNAGARLIFTYAGERLEKSVRDLAESLEGESLVLPCDITNDEEIKTCFASIKEQVGVIHGIAHCIAFANKEELQGEYLNTTREGFLLSQNISSYSLTAVAKEARGLLTEGGSIVTLTYLGGERVLPNYNVMGVAKASLEASVRYLASDLGKDGIRVNSISAGPIRTLSAKGISDFNSILKDIEERSPLRRTTTPEEVGDTALFLFSDLSRGMTGENLHVDSGYHILA
- a CDS encoding EAL domain-containing protein, whose product is MNNFCQETPDQAQQLKNHFLEILDQRQLTVHFQPIVHFHSNTVYGFEALSRGPVSSPFYRPDALFPYAEEEGLLYSLEKLARERAFELSKDTITNQKLFINLNSQVIYDKEFNAGHTISVLKHYGIEPKNVVFEITERNAINDFKAFRNALNHYREQGFKIAIDDAGAGYSSLQSISELMPDYIKVDRSLISGVDHNEVKSNILEAFVTFAKKMNSQIIGEGIETEAELQRVMNLGIQFGQGFFLAKPDHPFPQINHYAKECIELANPNKNRKSVIVDVGDEIILVKNGSILKRQPARTLLHGDSFQEKHVSNSIQCYKN
- a CDS encoding CotO family spore coat protein; the protein is MEEDEEVTEEKQPEKAVAVVEEEEQPEEETSVKQYRKQRKPITQMNIAEKVEFFTNLPKNMPRTLCQIETTEETYRGVIMTEEDNIVTIRSLTHAKPIDLELGEIKAINLLGF
- a CDS encoding CotY/CotZ family spore coat protein → MKDHYSFNCVCDAVENILNQQKAVEDEKCPTSCYSNLLNPVKTLGDTIPFLLLNEKGQPFQAFGNVGENCFETNFFRVEGIHDCCATLRLLLPLDCHGHLAKEICDVKELVKTRNCVEVDLSCFCAIQCLSPRLIAG
- a CDS encoding CotY/CotZ family spore coat protein — protein: MGCKDKRDRDNNCVCDAVEQILAEQEAVEEITCPTSCYSNLLGPVAGPQRDTIPFILYGKKGELFKAFGNVGGFTGDMTCFQTIFFRVESVEDCCATLSLLRPVDVDGNTLSVCNPCDEDFFGLEKTDFCIEVDLDCFCAIQCLSPELVDRVAEDRKKYHK
- a CDS encoding spore coat protein — translated: MQAKPYEWVALDRHSCHPTDCYSNNEVAGAQAGNFFDDDATVSQNAAQVSETEQISSETIIVRDSCDIDISSTDTQVAVSLQVALQVAIALVINLTIADSNRAEQVTQQLIQQADMKQLNKQKLVIENSKDVKVTTTDTDVAISLQVLLQILIALVVNIDIF
- a CDS encoding spore coat protein, encoding MTTRWSALDDCKCKHEDTTQDAVQVNETIQASEEYIFIKDSCNIEVTSTDTQVAVSLQAAIQVAIALVINLTIADSNRAEQVTQQLLQSSVIKQANKQKLIIENSRDVKITTTDTDVAISLQVLIQILLALLVQIDIL
- a CDS encoding DUF1360 domain-containing protein yields the protein MTTWLQFIILAFAAFRLTRLLVFDKITAFIRNPFHREVEEMNDDGEYEVYIEIKGSGLRAWIGELLSCYWCTGVWCTGFIYGIWWIWPQGAEPLLMILAIAGVAGIIESIVSRIVD
- a CDS encoding DUF421 domain-containing protein, which translates into the protein MDVELNIVNGLISILIWSLFPIVISILSLKSKKFRDIVEGKATTFIQDGKILEKNMKREKYSTDDLLEQLRKKDIFQVSDVEFAVLETCGQLSVLLKKEKQPTKWEDFFGKGPEVKKPLTVIMDGKILKETIYSAGYSIDWLKSKVESKNRQVDEIFLGQIDSDGRLYADYYDDHFGKEGEKNGDSRTTL
- a CDS encoding YjcZ family sporulation protein produces the protein MGYGYGYGYGGGGYGGGSTFVLIVVLFILLIIVGASYYN
- a CDS encoding stage VI sporulation protein F, with the protein product MDSKFFKNLEGKTGVNMNDIFSLANSLQGANFKDEKTVRSVIQQVSRIANKPVNKEMEDKIVNSIVNGKEKLDFNTIAKMMNKK